Proteins from a single region of Candidatus Methylomirabilota bacterium:
- a CDS encoding F0F1 ATP synthase subunit epsilon, which yields MAEGLTLEIATPTRLVVSGVVDEVVAPGIEGYFGVLPGHAPFLTTLGVGELTYRKGREEYHLAVAGGFAEVRNDKVIVLADSAERPEEIDRARAERARERAERRLSGRTEEEVDYARAAAALSRALTRLQVASRTQ from the coding sequence GTGGCCGAGGGCCTCACGCTGGAGATCGCCACACCCACTCGTCTGGTCGTCTCCGGGGTCGTCGACGAGGTGGTGGCGCCGGGCATCGAGGGCTACTTCGGCGTGCTGCCCGGCCACGCGCCGTTTCTCACGACGCTCGGGGTCGGTGAGCTGACCTACCGCAAGGGCAGGGAGGAGTATCACCTGGCCGTCGCCGGCGGCTTCGCCGAAGTTCGCAACGACAAGGTGATCGTCCTCGCCGACAGCGCCGAGCGTCCGGAGGAGATCGATCGCGCGCGCGCCGAGCGGGCGCGCGAGCGGGCCGAGCGGCGTCTCAGTGGGCGGACGGAGGAGGAAGTGGATTACGCGCGGGCGGCGGCGGCGCTGTCGCGCGCGCTCACGCGCCTGCAGGTGGCCAGCCGCACCCAGTAG
- a CDS encoding response regulator, whose product MPNVLIVDDEPNIVELVRVTLEDDRVRVLEAADGATALAVAAEARPELILLDVNLPDLSGLEVCRRLRRDQRLAETRIVMLTAAAQREDVAAGLAAGADQYLTKPFSPVRLISLVEALLPNATLWVRD is encoded by the coding sequence ATGCCGAACGTCCTGATCGTCGATGACGAGCCGAACATCGTCGAGCTAGTCCGCGTCACGCTGGAGGACGACCGTGTCCGGGTGCTCGAGGCGGCCGATGGCGCCACGGCGCTCGCCGTCGCGGCGGAGGCGCGCCCCGAGCTGATCCTCCTCGACGTCAACCTCCCCGATCTCAGCGGCCTCGAGGTCTGTCGCCGTCTGCGACGGGATCAGAGACTGGCCGAGACCCGGATCGTGATGCTGACCGCCGCCGCGCAGCGCGAGGACGTGGCGGCTGGCCTCGCCGCCGGCGCCGACCAATATCTGACGAAGCCATTCTCCCCCGTGCGCCTGATCTCGCTCGTGGAGGCGCTGCTGCCCAACGCGACACTATGGGTGCGCGACTAG
- a CDS encoding HD-GYP domain-containing protein, whose amino-acid sequence MGARLASRSSDDLALAYRRLNAAYAQTLRYAEDVRQLYQRMQRAICQSLLGLANALEAKDPYTRGHSERVGAWSHRLAGALGLAPDDVETIAQAGLLHDIGKIGVPESILGKRGPLDADEWAAMRRHPVIGAQIVAPFEFLGSASLTIRHHHERYDGSGYPDGLGGEAIPLGARIVAVADVYDALTSDRPYRAALSQPEAIGLLVAEVGRTLDERVVTAFIRLSQDRVGA is encoded by the coding sequence ATGGGTGCGCGACTAGCCTCCAGGTCCAGCGACGACCTGGCTCTGGCCTACCGGCGGCTCAACGCGGCCTATGCGCAGACGCTGCGCTATGCCGAGGACGTCCGTCAGCTGTACCAGCGCATGCAGCGCGCCATCTGCCAGTCGCTGCTGGGCCTGGCGAATGCGCTGGAGGCGAAAGACCCGTACACGCGCGGCCATTCGGAGCGGGTGGGGGCGTGGAGCCACCGGCTCGCCGGAGCCCTGGGGCTGGCCCCCGACGACGTCGAGACGATCGCGCAGGCGGGGCTGCTGCACGACATCGGCAAGATCGGCGTGCCCGAGTCGATTCTGGGCAAGCGGGGGCCGCTCGATGCCGACGAGTGGGCGGCCATGCGCCGCCACCCGGTGATCGGCGCCCAGATCGTCGCGCCCTTCGAGTTCCTGGGCAGCGCCAGCCTCACGATCCGCCACCACCACGAGCGGTACGACGGCAGCGGCTATCCGGACGGGCTCGGCGGAGAGGCCATCCCGTTGGGCGCCCGCATCGTCGCCGTCGCCGACGTGTACGACGCGCTCACGTCCGATCGTCCCTACCGCGCCGCGCTCAGTCAGCCGGAGGCGATCGGCCTCCTCGTCGCCGAGGTCGGCCGCACGCTCGACGAGCGCGTCGTCACCGCCTTCATCCGCCTCAGCCAGGATCGTGTGGGCGCTTGA